The segment TAATTTCCCATTCAAACATCCATATAAATGAAATcgtttatttaaatatatttaattattacttAATCATATATGTTTGTCTCATATTTTGtaggtgtgtcttatttctttAAGCTTGTCAACATCTCAAATTTTaacctaattttttttaataatgttaGGGTGGCAATCTTCTCAAGTTATTAAACTTCCTCATTAAAGAGATTAGATAATATATTTCCATAATTCTCTTATTTGTTGCAATCTGGTTTAAATTCAACGCCTAGATAGTGCCTTGTCCTTTTCATTCTGTCATTCTTTCTTTGTTTTCCTTTGAATGTGTCATGGATATTTGACCATTCACCCTTCTGCTATCATGTCCTATGCTCTTTTCTAAAGAAGCTAGCTGTATGTCACACCCTCTCCGCTCCTAACATATAACACTAATCCCTTTTCACATTGCACTTGAGTTTACTGTTGGGCACCATATTCTTTAGTCGCCTGCAATACCCCACAATGAATCTACGTAATATTTTACAATTAGAGATTAGATTTTTATTCTGACTCTAGATCATAGAATGTATTTCAAAAACAATAATataaacaaatattacataattgaAGCAAGCTACATGCAAACTTGATTTCTTTCAATTTTCCTATCCGTTTTGGATAATTACAAAGAAACCCCTCTACGCGGAAGACACATCAAATTGATTTCGTCAATTTTGCCATCCATTTCGGCTACTTTCAAAGAAATCCCTCTCATATCAGGATTGAGAAAGTGGGTCGATATTTTACAACGTTGGCAGTGGCTCGGCTTGCGTCAAAACTCTTAACCAGTAACCCATGCTATCACAATCATCGTCATAAAACTGAAACTCCTCATTCCAGAGCAGAAGGGTATTTGTGTTTGCACCATCAATGctattcaacatatcattttctgCATAGGAAGACATGAAATACAGATCTTCTGAACTTTGCCTCGGCAAACTCTTTTCTTCATCTCCAAAACTCTGGTTTTCCATGATAAATGTCTCATCTAGTACTAAGTCCTGGCACTTAGGATGCTCTTCAGTAGTAATTGGGTATTGTTGATACTCAAGTTCCACATCAAAAGAATCATTACAGTCGAACTGAATACAATCTAACGTTGAGCCTGAATTGGTAGCCTCATTATCTGTAGATGAaaagatttcacttgataaatCGTCTGAAGAGGACAAGTTGGTGGTGGGATAATCAAATGAAACTTGTGGTTGAGTTAGAGCTGGAATGTGTACAAGCATATCCTTCTTCATTGATGGACTTGCCTCACTGCACTCGGAGTAATCAAGTGAAATCATAGGGAGCCTTGAATCCGTTGCCACTGCAGACTTCACTGGATCGGTTCCCATTCGCAGAAGCCTTTTCTTCAAGTGGGTATTCCACACGTTCTTTATCTCATTATCTGTTCTTCCAGGGAGGCGTGAGGCAATAGTAGACCACCTGGGTGATAACAAAACTCAATAAAATCAGCCAGGGATATGGTGGAACAAACAAATCAATGAAAAAGCACTATGAAAAATGAACCAACCTGTTGCCCAGAAGCTGGTGAAGCTTTATAATAGCCTCCTCCTCTTCATAACTAAAATTCCCACGTTTAATGTCTGGTCTGAGATAATTAATCCACCTTAGACGACAGCTTTTTCCACATCTCAAAAGCCCTGCTACCGCGGAAAGGCAATGATCAGTTTCGGCAAAAGGAAGAGAAAAATCAGTGAAAGCACGTAACAGTTCTTTGGATTTGATTGTGAAATTTTTAGTATTAATTTTTTAGATCATTATTATGTTAGAGAGCATAAGAAAATTAAAAATGGATCAGCTAGTCTGATTCAAAATATTGATGCTAAAAATTTTACTTTCTGAATTTAATTGTATCGTGTCAAATTAGATTTCATCCTTCAATAATCAGAATGCTAAAGAGTATAAGGAGATTAAAAATAGATCACAGAATGTAATCCAAAACATCAATGTTAAAAATTTCATGTTATCAAACCTAAAATTAGTAATAATAAATGTCTCATAGATTGTGAAAATCTAATAACATTAATGAAATTTGCAGTCTATAATAACAAATTAAGACAAATTTCTGAATTTGATTGGGTGGAAGTTTTTATCATCAAGTTTAAGATCAATCTTCATCATCCACCATTTCTCTCTTCTCCTACAATCTCATCTCGATGATAGACCATAAAGTTTGATCTGATAAATCATGAAGTTTGATCCAAACCATCAATGATAAAAGATTCACACAATCAAATCAGATTCATCTCTAATCCattaaaaacaaaatatttttacaACCTGCTTGCTTGGGGAGAGCACGCCAGTTCCCATGGCCATTTCTGTGAATAAAATCAGCGAGTATTCGATCCTCTTCAGTTGTCCAAGGACCTTTCTTCACTCCCATTTTATCACAGCAGGGAGCTCGGCCCATTCTTTCTCTACACAAAAATGCAGAAATTTGAAGACCTCTGTAACAAGATCTTTATCCACCTTTTATACAGAGATAAGACTAGGCTTGTTCTACTGTCCAATCCCAGCCTACCATACTTTTCTACCAAATCTTGGTGATATTTTATACCCTAACAGTAATCAAACATTAGCCCAAttgttaaaaaaaaacaaaaaagcattGTCCCAATTCAGCATGTGCAAGAAAATTGAAACACGCGGACTTTAATAATTGTCCATTCCACTCCAGTCAAAGCTTTGAAGCCTACTTTCATTACATATTATTAACGCCGCAACTGCAGCTCCACAAAATTTAATGGTATACCTACAATTATCCATTAACTTGCTATTCAATATTGGAAACGCATTGAGTCTTACCTACCATCCACTCATACGTACAGACGTCCAATCTTTTGACCgtcaaaaattttgtcttaatAACGACAGCATCAAAAAAGACATGGCGGAACTTTTGACTAACATTCACATGCTCTTACCACCGAATTGCAGAGCACTTCCGTGTGCAATCCAAATTCGCCTGCATTGGTGGGATATCATACTCTTAAAATTAAGAGTAAAGTAGGTGTTGCCTCCTACCAAGGCCTAAACGTGAAGCCTGCCTATCAAACACATTTTTAGTGACTCTAATCCATTTATATGGAACTTATATCTTATTGGGTTTAATCGGAGTTTGTCAAGGGCAGGTTGGTTGTTTATATGTTGGATATACTAATTAATGAAAAATATGAATTGAATATTTCGATCAAATAGTCTAGTTTTTAACCTTTGTTAATCTTTCTTTCAGATATAAATAATTAGTTTATCAATTATCTTGTTGTCTAATTTAATAGGAATAGTATTATTGACTAATAATGTATGGAAGAATTAAGATCAATTTAATTTGACAATTAGAGAACGGTGTAATGGATTTAATTCCTTTAGTAATTATATGAAATAGTTGTATGGTGAAAGTAAGATGCACAATAATGTATCGAATTATTTCCTTGTTTCATTTACAAGTCCTCAATGATTATTTTGCTAGTGTTCAAAAGTGAATGCGACAGATGCAAAATTTGGTAGAGgataaagagtgcttgaaattaaCTAGCATATTGACTCATTCAGTAGCTTTTGCTTGGTCATTAATATTATGCTTTCCATATTTTGAAGCTTTCGAAAGATCTGAAATTGGGTGGAGATATAAGATATCACATTGACATCCACCAGTTTATCATGTTATCAATAATATCTTGCTTAAATATGCTAGTTTATTTTAAAAGGCATGAAATTAGGCCTGTTTATTATTTATGTTCGAAACACTTTTGTAATAAGTAGAGGAATTAACAAATATGGCATGAGTCCTTTGCAGAGCTTCCTACACCCACTTGTGATTCGGTTTCAACTTGACAACTTTAATTTGACAACTAAAAAATGGTGTAATGGATTCAAGTCCTTTAATAATCATATGAAATAGTTGTATGGTGAAAGTAAGATGCACAATTACACATGGAATCCTTCCCTTCTTTCAGTTACTTGTCTTGAGTAGTCATTTGCTAATGTTCAAAAGCAAATGCGACAAATGCAAAATTTGGTGGAGGATAaagatgttggcaacaacaatgcaagaaaactaagagggggatgcataaattagttttcaccaaacttaaacaaattaacctcaacttcagaTTTGATCAAGAACatcaataacaaagataaacaccacatcaacaacacacatatcacacaattttttgacatggaaaacccggttaagggaaaaaccacagtgggaacctacccacaatatgatgatactctacaatagtatgtgtaaatattacaatggggaatgcacatgcatttgggAACACtaactagagctcactactcaaaaacaacaaaggactACAAACCTGGGAAGGcttactgccttacaaagatcagacgacaatttggattgtatgaactgaaagaatatcatctccaaatcCCTGatcacagttccgattaagcacactgTCTACACTGCAACACTTCTCTACCCTTCTCCACACTACCGAAAGATCAAtttgcttgttcgcacatacaatacaCTCAAAGATCGCATACACAACCacaaacatacatcttacatgattacaatacttatttatacaaatcatcaagcttaaCCTCAAGGTCGACTTTGcatataagacctaattacaaaattacatcacacgatacataaatcaatatgtagACCAATACAATAatggcaaggacatagcatggacccaaatcaaatcttcAAACATGCAACTCCACCAAATATTTTGCCAAAGATCATCTTCAACATGCAACAACCATCGAGTCAGCCAGAAAGttgtataacacgaagaataccacccgaccaataaaatatttaataacgtgtgccatgatcaatgcggaccgccaaaacacatagaacattatcaaagaacatcaacaagaaacATTAATTCCTCTGCAACAAGCACAACAACtcagataacaagaatcatcattatatcatcatcagagttcaagaacaccaacaacaatatgaaagatatgcttgtgaagttccaaatcatgaaccatctgaactgaggacacacatcaacgtcgCAAATACTCTCCAAAATTTTTCCAACATAAGCTATCAATTTTGGAGCCATATGAACCcaaaatcacaactctgcaatacagaaccaatagaaaaaccaatcatcaTATCGGATCACATAACTTAGTCAAATCATCTTAtggaacactgaaactcatactaaatcaactagagataagtatctcaaaaccaatTAATCTGCATCAGCACAtctacaaccaaaccaactctccaCAACAAACCAATTCTTTGCAATACTGAAGCACAagaaacacatgaatatgttgacatcaatgacaacaacacattccaacaactctaatatccaataatctccccctttggaattgatggcaacatataaatttttaaaaaatcaatgcaaagaaataaaatcaacttcaacaatctccccctgagatcatgcacacacAACTCTCTACCTCAGATAGATAAGACAGCTTTTcatatgaatctctccccctttaacaacaatgccaaagacacatacaaataATTATTCTTTCTCtcagataatctctccccctttggcacacactcaaaaaaatttgaacaacTGAATCatagactaactactcccccttagtagCAGTGcccactcatcaatccggataacaagataagactatgaagtccaccagatcgatgcaactcaatgcatctggTTCACATTAGGAGGGGAAATAGCCCCTAACCtctctcttagatatacaaatgtatctgcaagcaaaggctttgtgaaaatatttgcaatttgttactttgtagatacatactccaatctgacttctttatcattcaccttctctctcaagaaatgaaacttgattgatatatgttttatcTTATAATGcagcaccagattcttagaaaaattgatagcacttgaattgtcgcaatatataatagtagtctcattataaacaactctaatatcctcagtgtctgcttcatccaaattacttgagtatagttgctagcagcaacaatgcatt is part of the Cryptomeria japonica chromosome 10, Sugi_1.0, whole genome shotgun sequence genome and harbors:
- the LOC131073330 gene encoding transcription factor MYB30, with product MGRAPCCDKMGVKKGPWTTEEDRILADFIHRNGHGNWRALPKQAGLLRCGKSCRLRWINYLRPDIKRGNFSYEEEEAIIKLHQLLGNRWSTIASRLPGRTDNEIKNVWNTHLKKRLLRMGTDPVKSAVATDSRLPMISLDYSECSEASPSMKKDMLVHIPALTQPQVSFDYPTTNLSSSDDLSSEIFSSTDNEATNSGSTLDCIQFDCNDSFDVELEYQQYPITTEEHPKCQDLVLDETFIMENQSFGDEEKSLPRQSSEDLYFMSSYAENDMLNSIDGANTNTLLLWNEEFQFYDDDCDSMGYWLRVLTQAEPLPTL